The Osmerus eperlanus chromosome 25, fOsmEpe2.1, whole genome shotgun sequence genome contains a region encoding:
- the LOC134011838 gene encoding protein shortage in chiasmata 1 ortholog isoform X3, which produces MDCPKSGLRRSEEECGVSRSIFPAIRYRALDYVCEASTRQKLTMHLFALPMPYNLDNSDLYPHTGNLPEVTFRKPWIRGNVISTCKLSVSGSVLADLGINGQLADSLENLNVKVTQTKGAAVDVISSSNPNSQVLDREEAYWFLREATEQGISLCREVFSKSTEVLMGQRLIDEDLLVPEEVLFVDPLPQFRMHLPTLRAKLARLRTLPVPDPLLSPTGGCLSEDTMLLHCASYEVPHDEEPESTETFSNTEEVFSKEIVSIEESLLLPVEMDLYTLKNEYCISFPNPRNVLNVTQELMDDRISWLDLQCADTHPSVDISQFEVPNRPGTSCPYTPDLRSPAGYLMLPTELEMDLPLTPAPKISLSQMGLSPAKIPAEQLSPVYRNCFVSEREQEEMEKTLWTAERHTQLVLGFLLTEPVSSGPAVRFQPLTQALTLVTTGQSSSVDMETDPPAVSPALSEGLTGCHDFTESMSSEHARVIDALRDEMEDFTPLSPSHMDYILNESIDDSARSGPSTKVKAKSMPKTPPPRTPQPHQESQSAAGVIAGGTAISSSDDVINKAVSDFTALLSNDKASSANPAGSSVCVGPASQEKSNQLIRPGRRDDIQPIQGARSPRLTPTPRLTPTSRLIPTPRPCVVDRRRSVPLTGPPEGLDPLSSFMMLRSLQRAHVPVVPQSCSSPPVPKASHTPQPPVMEQRVDPDAKPAYERPAVTGSEIRVQETTNKIADDKHDSRVIEVQATESQWRAFSELRTLARVCLSRAGDLGLNTAACQDFHSLAPDHSRFLLKQQEKELSLGPDHDREEMYNQAAVIHVLVTVKDLLLKCDLDTAVDFLSRASDVCVGQDQDQGLVPLGRRLQVLLFLSQRNQEPNPKILEMQEHITAWLQNRKSHNQASKVLVIVTSGSDRTRAMIIKGLTQATGQTVSALCPEEGRKKLDKARVLNRWPSLNLSLNHNYKPYPQTTYREDDDPESWSLEQKVPHTVFVTEGLLNCPLLLHLLESTYNMTVLERSPSQSLERLGGTHHYAVVTVDENTAVVIQEQDELCRGRACEDVVLRLTALSLQYSCCWLLIHCPDSQGGGLTSEGFNNLVLIYSSLVLFGLKSEDLDVKVLIVPEMEDIARWICQIAFRTLMSSKTDPFTYLSREWLSVMPSEEEKCLLAFPCVNPMVAQLLLSRAPSLRWLLGAPLPQLQELLPEVPLKVVKLFSETTSLYKPTTTPSPPESRPNVPQTAPVTPSPPWITRDHHQPQHHQAQHHQAQHHQAQHHQPQHHQPQHHQPQHHQAQHHQPQHHQAQHHQAQHHQPQHHQPQHHQPQHHQAQHHQAQHHQPQHHQPQHHQAQHHQAQHHQPQHHQPQHHQPQHHQAQHHQPQHHQPQHHPQTDPGALDCFLPSSPCAGSVAGGFHLYDPVSTTDDHAALQVDLSHPFGSESSSVRQSWRNDNPWGGGEEEEEEESDRERTPEGGRQGEHNWRGGEPWSRHREVYGSQREPADPGAASNPFQHASSGFRLQEPACPTSPSFFFPHGHSEHQHPGSSHYLPLTSPRRARRWAGSRGSPYYAGGQRRGGLVGSPGYGNHFRTGQERKRVTAGGGMFSSALTPVKRGKLSYEKVPGRSDGQTRLRFF; this is translated from the exons ATGGATTGTCCCAAGTCTGGTCTGCGAAG GTCTGAGGAAGAGTGTGGCGTCTCCAGGTCTATCTTCCCAGCAATCAGATATAGAGCTCTTGACTATGTTTGTGAG GCTTCTACCAGGCAGAAGTTGACGATGCACTTGTTCGCCCTCCCAATGCCCTATAACCTAGACAACAGTGACCTTTACCCCCATACTGGAAACCTCCCTGAGGTAACCTTCAGGAAACCGTGGATTAGAG GGAATGTAATATCAACCTGCAAACTGTCAGTCAGTGGATCGGTGCTTGCTGACTTGGGAATTAATGGTCAACTAGCAGACTCATTGGAAAA TCTGAATGTGAAGGTTACCCAAACAAAGGGGGCTGCTGTGGATGTGATATCGAGCTCCAATCCCAACTCCCAGGTGCTGGACAGAGAAGAGGCCTACTGGTTCCTACGAGAGGCTACAGAACAGGGGATTTCTCTCTGTCGCGAAGTCTTCAGCAAGAGCACAGAAGTGCTGATGGGCCAGAGACTTATCGACGAGG ATCTCCTCGTACCAGAAGAAGTTCTGTTTGTCGATCCCTTGCCCCAGTTCAGGATGCACCTGCCCACGCTGAGGGCCAAACTAGCCAGGCTCCGGACCCTCCCTGTGCCAGACCCCCTGCTCAGCCCCACAGGGGGATGCCTCTCGGAGGACACCATGCTCCT GCATTGTGCAAGTTATGAGGTACCTCATGATGAAGAGCCAGAGAGCACAGAGACATTTTCAAACACTGAGGAAGTGTTCAGTAAAGAAATAGTGTCGATTGAAGAG TCTCTGCTGCTGCCTGTTGAGATGGACCTCTATACGCTCAAGAACGAATATTGCATTTCTTTTCCAAACCCCCGCAATGTACTGAATGTTACCCAGGAGTTGATGGATGATCGTATCTCGTGGTTGGATCTACAGTGTGCAG ACACGCATCCGTCTGTGGATATATCTCAGTTTGAAGTGCCAAACAGGCCAGGCACTTCCTGTCCCTATACACCCGATCTCAGGTCACCAG CAGGCTATCTGATGCTTCCTACGGAGTTAGAGATGGACCTGCCCCTGACCCCAGCTCCTAAGATCAGCCTGTCCCAGATGGGTCTGTCTCCCGCCAAGATCCCAGCTGAGCAACTGTCTCCCGTCTATAGGAA TTGTTTCGTGtccgagagagagcaggaggagatggagaagactCTGTGGACGGCAGAGAGACACACTCAACTAGTTCTGGGATTCCTGCTGACAG AGCCTGTGTCGTCTGGACCTGCCGTCCGCTTCCAGCCCCTGACCCAGGCCTTGACACTAGTTACCACTGGCCAGTCGAGCTCTGTTGACATGGAAACGGATCCACCAGCAGTCTCACCAGCACTGTCCGAAGGGCTGACTGGTTGCCATGACTTCACTGAGAGCATGAGCTCTGAGCATGCTCGTGTTATTGATGCTTtgagggatgagatggaggatTTCACACCTTTGTCCCCCAGCCATATGGACT ATATCCTGAATGAGTCTATTGACGATTCCGCTCGTTCCG GGCCATCCACTAAGGTCAAAGCCAAGTCCATGCCGAAGACTCCGCCTCCTCGAACACCTCAGCCTCACCAGGAGAGCCAATCAGCTGCAGGCGTGATTGCAGGAGGAACGGCAATCTCCTCCAGCGATGACGTTATAAACAAGGCTGTGTCTGATTTCACTGCGCTCCTCTCCAATGACAAAGCCAGTTCTGCAAATCCAGCTGGGAGTTCAGTCTGTGTTGGCCCTGCCTCCCAGGAGAAATCCAACCAGCTAATCAGACCTGGGAGAAGGGATGATATCCAGCCGATTCAGGGTGCCAGATCCCCCcgactcacccccacccctaggCTCACCCCCACCTCTAGGCTCATCCCCACCCCCAGGCCCTGTGTGGTGGACCGCCGCAGGAGTGTCCCTCTGACTGGCCCTCCAGAGGGCCTGGACCCCCTGTCCAGCTTCATGATGCTCAGGTCCCTACAGAGAGCCCATGTCCCTGTGGTGCCTCAGAgctgctccagccccccag TTCCTAAGGCGAGCCATACACCACAGCCACCTGTGATGGAACAGAGGGTGGACCCAGATGCCAAGCCAGCCTATGAGAGACCCGCAGTCACAGGAAGTGAAATCAGAGTCCAGGAAACGACCAATAAAATAGCTGATGACAAACACGACAGCAGAGTGATCGAGGTTCAAGCCACAG AGAGCCAGTGGCGTGCGTTCAGCGAGCTGAGGACTCTGGCCCGAGTGTGCCTGTCCAGGGCTGGGGACCTGGGCCTCAACACAGCAGCCTGCCAGGACTTCCACAGCCTGGCTCCGGACCACTCCCGCTTCCTCCTCAagcagcaggagaaggagcTCAGCCTGGGACCGGACCacg ACCGCGAGGAGATGTATAACCAGGCGGCTGTGATCCATGTCCTGGTGACGGTGAAAGATCTGCTGCTCAAGTGTGACCTCGACACTGCTGTGG acttcctgtccagggccagtgatgtgtgtgtgggccaggaccaggaccagggtctGGTGCCGCTGGGCCGGAGGCTGCAGGTTCTCCTGTTCCTCAGCCAGAGGAACCAAGAACCTAACCCCAAGATCCTGGAGATGCAGGAGCACATAACCGCCTGGCTACAGAACAGAAAGAGCCACAACCAGGCGTCCAAA GTTCTGGTTATTGTAACGTCAGGGTCAGACCGTACTAGAGCCATGATCATCAAAGGCCTAACCCAAGCCACAG gtcaGACTGTATCTGCTTTGTGTCCCgaggagggcaggaagaagCTGGATAAAGCCAGAGTGTTGAACAGGTGGCCCTCTTTAAATCTTTCCCTGAACCACAACTACAAACCATATCCACAAACGACTTAtcgtgagg ATGATGATCCAGAGTCTTGGTCGCTGGAACAGAAGGTTCCCCATACGGTGTTTGTGACAGAAGGCCTGCTGaactgtcccctcctcctgcacctgctGGAGTCCAC GTATAACATGACCGTGCTGGAGAGGAGCCCCTCCCAGTCGTTAGAGAGACTAGGAGGGACTCACCACTACGCAGTGGTCACCGTGGATGAGAACACTGCCGTTGTCATCCAG gagcagGACGAGTTGTGTCGAGGCCGGGCCTGTGAGGATGTGGTGTTGAGACTGACTGCTCTGTCTCTGCAGTACAGCTGCTGCTGGCTCCTAATCCACTGTCCagacagccagggaggagg GTTGACTAGTGAGGGCTTCAACAACCTGGTCTTGATTTACTCCTCTCTGGTCCTGTTTGGCCTGAAGTCTGAAGATCTGGATGTTAAG GTCCTGATCGTGCCAGAGATGGAGGATATAGCCAGGTGGATCTGCCAGATAGCCTTCCGAACCCTGATGTCCAGTAAAACTGACCCCTTTACCTACCTCAGTAGAGAATGGCTGTCTGTGATGCCCTCAGAG GAAGAGAAGTGTCTCCTGGCCTTCCCCTGTGTGAACCCCATGGTGGCCCAGCTGTTGCTGAGCAGGGCCCCGTCCCTCCGGTGGCTCCTGGGGGCCCCTCTGCCCCAGCTACAGGAGCTGCTGCCTGAAGTCCCCCTCAAAGTCGTCAAG CTGTTCAGCGAAACCACATCCCTGTACAAGCcgaccaccaccccctcccctccagagtCTCGCCCCAATGTTCCTCAGACAGCCCCCgtaacccccagccccccatggATAACCAGAGACCACCACCAGCCCCAACACCACCAGGCCCAACACCACCAGGCCCAACACCACCAGGCCCAACACCACCAGCCCCAACACCACCAGCCCCAACACCACCAGCCCCAACACCACCAGGCCCAACACCACCAGCCCCAACACCACCAGGCCCAACACCACCAGGCCCAACACCACCAGCCCCAACACCACCAGCCCCAACACCACCAGCCCCAACACCACCAGGCCCAACACCACCAGGCCCAACACCACCAGCCCCAACACCACCAGCCCCAACACCACCAGGCCCAACACCACCAGGCCCAACACCACCAGCCCCAACACCACCAGCCCCAACACCACCAGCCCCAACACCACCAGGCCCAACACCACCAGCCCCAACACCACCAGCCCCAACATCACCCACAAACCGACCCTGGAGCCCTGGACTGCTTCCTCCCCAGCTCCCCCTGTGCTGGGAGCGTAGCAGGAGGGTTCCACCTGTACGACCCTGTCTCAACCACGGACGACCATGCAGCTCTCCAGGTGGACTTGAGCCACCCCTTCGGCTCTGAGAGTTCCAGCGTCCGGCAGAGTTGGCGGAACGACaacccctggggggggggggaggaggaagaggaggaggagagcgacaggGAGAGGACTCCGGAAGGAGGAAGACAAGGAGAACACAACTGGAGGGGCGGAGAACCTTGGTCTAGACACCGCGAGGTCTACGGATCCCAAAGAGAACCAGCCGACCCAGGCGCCGCGAGCAACCCCTTTCAGCACGCCTCCTCCGGCTTCAGGCTTCAGGAGCCAGCCTGCCCCACCAGTCCCAGCTTCTTCTTCCCCCACGGCCACAGCGAGCACCAGCACCCAGGGAGCAGCCACTACCTgcccctgacctcccccaggAGGGCCAGGCGGTGGGCAGGCAGCCGGGGGAGTCCCTACTACGCTGGTGGTCAGCGGCGAGGCGGCCTGGTGGGATCCCCCGGATATGGGAATCATTTCAGGACGggccaggagaggaagagggtgacgGCCGGAGGAGGAATGTTCAGTTCAG CGTTGACACCCGTGAAGCGAGGCAAGCTCAGCTATGAGAAGGTTCCGGGACGAAGCGATGGCCAAACCAGACTGAGGTTTTTCTAG
- the LOC134011838 gene encoding protein shortage in chiasmata 1 ortholog isoform X1: MDCPKSGLRRSEEECGVSRSIFPAIRYRALDYVCEASTRQKLTMHLFALPMPYNLDNSDLYPHTGNLPEVTFRKPWIRGNVISTCKLSVSGSVLADLGINGQLADSLENLNVKVTQTKGAAVDVISSSNPNSQVLDREEAYWFLREATEQGISLCREVFSKSTEVLMGQRLIDEDLLVPEEVLFVDPLPQFRMHLPTLRAKLARLRTLPVPDPLLSPTGGCLSEDTMLLHCASYEVPHDEEPESTETFSNTEEVFSKEIVSIEESLLLPVEMDLYTLKNEYCISFPNPRNVLNVTQELMDDRISWLDLQCADTHPSVDISQFEVPNRPGTSCPYTPDLRSPAGYLMLPTELEMDLPLTPAPKISLSQMGLSPAKIPAEQLSPVYRNCFVSEREQEEMEKTLWTAERHTQLVLGFLLTEPVSSGPAVRFQPLTQALTLVTTGQSSSVDMETDPPAVSPALSEGLTGCHDFTESMSSEHARVIDALRDEMEDFTPLSPSHMDYILNESIDDSARSGPSTKVKAKSMPKTPPPRTPQPHQESQSAAGVIAGGTAISSSDDVINKAVSDFTALLSNDKASSANPAGSSVCVGPASQEKSNQLIRPGRRDDIQPIQGARSPRLTPTPRLTPTSRLIPTPRPCVVDRRRSVPLTGPPEGLDPLSSFMMLRSLQRAHVPVVPQSCSSPPVPKASHTPQPPVMEQRVDPDAKPAYERPAVTGSEIRVQETTNKIADDKHDSRVIEVQATESQWRAFSELRTLARVCLSRAGDLGLNTAACQDFHSLAPDHSRFLLKQQEKELSLGPDHDREEMYNQAAVIHVLVTVKDLLLKCDLDTAVDFLSRASDVCVGQDQDQGLVPLGRRLQVLLFLSQRNQEPNPKILEMQEHITAWLQNRKSHNQASKVLVIVTSGSDRTRAMIIKGLTQATGQTVSALCPEEGRKKLDKARVLNSLRGSMCVVVCGQHVGADFPWQSLSLVVEYDPTPPSPWAPVCRERNICYLTFRTSLHNTNDDPESWSLEQKVPHTVFVTEGLLNCPLLLHLLESTYNMTVLERSPSQSLERLGGTHHYAVVTVDENTAVVIQEQDELCRGRACEDVVLRLTALSLQYSCCWLLIHCPDSQGGGLTSEGFNNLVLIYSSLVLFGLKSEDLDVKVLIVPEMEDIARWICQIAFRTLMSSKTDPFTYLSREWLSVMPSEEEKCLLAFPCVNPMVAQLLLSRAPSLRWLLGAPLPQLQELLPEVPLKVVKLFSETTSLYKPTTTPSPPESRPNVPQTAPVTPSPPWITRDHHQPQHHQAQHHQAQHHQAQHHQPQHHQPQHHQPQHHQAQHHQPQHHQAQHHQAQHHQPQHHQPQHHQPQHHQAQHHQAQHHQPQHHQPQHHQAQHHQAQHHQPQHHQPQHHQPQHHQAQHHQPQHHQPQHHPQTDPGALDCFLPSSPCAGSVAGGFHLYDPVSTTDDHAALQVDLSHPFGSESSSVRQSWRNDNPWGGGEEEEEEESDRERTPEGGRQGEHNWRGGEPWSRHREVYGSQREPADPGAASNPFQHASSGFRLQEPACPTSPSFFFPHGHSEHQHPGSSHYLPLTSPRRARRWAGSRGSPYYAGGQRRGGLVGSPGYGNHFRTGQERKRVTAGGGMFSSALTPVKRGKLSYEKVPGRSDGQTRLRFF; this comes from the exons ATGGATTGTCCCAAGTCTGGTCTGCGAAG GTCTGAGGAAGAGTGTGGCGTCTCCAGGTCTATCTTCCCAGCAATCAGATATAGAGCTCTTGACTATGTTTGTGAG GCTTCTACCAGGCAGAAGTTGACGATGCACTTGTTCGCCCTCCCAATGCCCTATAACCTAGACAACAGTGACCTTTACCCCCATACTGGAAACCTCCCTGAGGTAACCTTCAGGAAACCGTGGATTAGAG GGAATGTAATATCAACCTGCAAACTGTCAGTCAGTGGATCGGTGCTTGCTGACTTGGGAATTAATGGTCAACTAGCAGACTCATTGGAAAA TCTGAATGTGAAGGTTACCCAAACAAAGGGGGCTGCTGTGGATGTGATATCGAGCTCCAATCCCAACTCCCAGGTGCTGGACAGAGAAGAGGCCTACTGGTTCCTACGAGAGGCTACAGAACAGGGGATTTCTCTCTGTCGCGAAGTCTTCAGCAAGAGCACAGAAGTGCTGATGGGCCAGAGACTTATCGACGAGG ATCTCCTCGTACCAGAAGAAGTTCTGTTTGTCGATCCCTTGCCCCAGTTCAGGATGCACCTGCCCACGCTGAGGGCCAAACTAGCCAGGCTCCGGACCCTCCCTGTGCCAGACCCCCTGCTCAGCCCCACAGGGGGATGCCTCTCGGAGGACACCATGCTCCT GCATTGTGCAAGTTATGAGGTACCTCATGATGAAGAGCCAGAGAGCACAGAGACATTTTCAAACACTGAGGAAGTGTTCAGTAAAGAAATAGTGTCGATTGAAGAG TCTCTGCTGCTGCCTGTTGAGATGGACCTCTATACGCTCAAGAACGAATATTGCATTTCTTTTCCAAACCCCCGCAATGTACTGAATGTTACCCAGGAGTTGATGGATGATCGTATCTCGTGGTTGGATCTACAGTGTGCAG ACACGCATCCGTCTGTGGATATATCTCAGTTTGAAGTGCCAAACAGGCCAGGCACTTCCTGTCCCTATACACCCGATCTCAGGTCACCAG CAGGCTATCTGATGCTTCCTACGGAGTTAGAGATGGACCTGCCCCTGACCCCAGCTCCTAAGATCAGCCTGTCCCAGATGGGTCTGTCTCCCGCCAAGATCCCAGCTGAGCAACTGTCTCCCGTCTATAGGAA TTGTTTCGTGtccgagagagagcaggaggagatggagaagactCTGTGGACGGCAGAGAGACACACTCAACTAGTTCTGGGATTCCTGCTGACAG AGCCTGTGTCGTCTGGACCTGCCGTCCGCTTCCAGCCCCTGACCCAGGCCTTGACACTAGTTACCACTGGCCAGTCGAGCTCTGTTGACATGGAAACGGATCCACCAGCAGTCTCACCAGCACTGTCCGAAGGGCTGACTGGTTGCCATGACTTCACTGAGAGCATGAGCTCTGAGCATGCTCGTGTTATTGATGCTTtgagggatgagatggaggatTTCACACCTTTGTCCCCCAGCCATATGGACT ATATCCTGAATGAGTCTATTGACGATTCCGCTCGTTCCG GGCCATCCACTAAGGTCAAAGCCAAGTCCATGCCGAAGACTCCGCCTCCTCGAACACCTCAGCCTCACCAGGAGAGCCAATCAGCTGCAGGCGTGATTGCAGGAGGAACGGCAATCTCCTCCAGCGATGACGTTATAAACAAGGCTGTGTCTGATTTCACTGCGCTCCTCTCCAATGACAAAGCCAGTTCTGCAAATCCAGCTGGGAGTTCAGTCTGTGTTGGCCCTGCCTCCCAGGAGAAATCCAACCAGCTAATCAGACCTGGGAGAAGGGATGATATCCAGCCGATTCAGGGTGCCAGATCCCCCcgactcacccccacccctaggCTCACCCCCACCTCTAGGCTCATCCCCACCCCCAGGCCCTGTGTGGTGGACCGCCGCAGGAGTGTCCCTCTGACTGGCCCTCCAGAGGGCCTGGACCCCCTGTCCAGCTTCATGATGCTCAGGTCCCTACAGAGAGCCCATGTCCCTGTGGTGCCTCAGAgctgctccagccccccag TTCCTAAGGCGAGCCATACACCACAGCCACCTGTGATGGAACAGAGGGTGGACCCAGATGCCAAGCCAGCCTATGAGAGACCCGCAGTCACAGGAAGTGAAATCAGAGTCCAGGAAACGACCAATAAAATAGCTGATGACAAACACGACAGCAGAGTGATCGAGGTTCAAGCCACAG AGAGCCAGTGGCGTGCGTTCAGCGAGCTGAGGACTCTGGCCCGAGTGTGCCTGTCCAGGGCTGGGGACCTGGGCCTCAACACAGCAGCCTGCCAGGACTTCCACAGCCTGGCTCCGGACCACTCCCGCTTCCTCCTCAagcagcaggagaaggagcTCAGCCTGGGACCGGACCacg ACCGCGAGGAGATGTATAACCAGGCGGCTGTGATCCATGTCCTGGTGACGGTGAAAGATCTGCTGCTCAAGTGTGACCTCGACACTGCTGTGG acttcctgtccagggccagtgatgtgtgtgtgggccaggaccaggaccagggtctGGTGCCGCTGGGCCGGAGGCTGCAGGTTCTCCTGTTCCTCAGCCAGAGGAACCAAGAACCTAACCCCAAGATCCTGGAGATGCAGGAGCACATAACCGCCTGGCTACAGAACAGAAAGAGCCACAACCAGGCGTCCAAA GTTCTGGTTATTGTAACGTCAGGGTCAGACCGTACTAGAGCCATGATCATCAAAGGCCTAACCCAAGCCACAG gtcaGACTGTATCTGCTTTGTGTCCCgaggagggcaggaagaagCTGGATAAAGCCAGAGTGTTGAACAG CCTGCGCggcagcatgtgtgtggtggtgtgcggCCAGCACGTGGGTGCAGACTTCCCCTGGCAGAGCTTGTCTCTGGTGGTGGAGTACGACCCCACGCCGCCCTCCCCCTGGGCGCCTGTCTGCCGGGAGAGGAACATCTGCTACCTGACCTTCCGCACCAGCCTCCACAACACCA ATGATGATCCAGAGTCTTGGTCGCTGGAACAGAAGGTTCCCCATACGGTGTTTGTGACAGAAGGCCTGCTGaactgtcccctcctcctgcacctgctGGAGTCCAC GTATAACATGACCGTGCTGGAGAGGAGCCCCTCCCAGTCGTTAGAGAGACTAGGAGGGACTCACCACTACGCAGTGGTCACCGTGGATGAGAACACTGCCGTTGTCATCCAG gagcagGACGAGTTGTGTCGAGGCCGGGCCTGTGAGGATGTGGTGTTGAGACTGACTGCTCTGTCTCTGCAGTACAGCTGCTGCTGGCTCCTAATCCACTGTCCagacagccagggaggagg GTTGACTAGTGAGGGCTTCAACAACCTGGTCTTGATTTACTCCTCTCTGGTCCTGTTTGGCCTGAAGTCTGAAGATCTGGATGTTAAG GTCCTGATCGTGCCAGAGATGGAGGATATAGCCAGGTGGATCTGCCAGATAGCCTTCCGAACCCTGATGTCCAGTAAAACTGACCCCTTTACCTACCTCAGTAGAGAATGGCTGTCTGTGATGCCCTCAGAG GAAGAGAAGTGTCTCCTGGCCTTCCCCTGTGTGAACCCCATGGTGGCCCAGCTGTTGCTGAGCAGGGCCCCGTCCCTCCGGTGGCTCCTGGGGGCCCCTCTGCCCCAGCTACAGGAGCTGCTGCCTGAAGTCCCCCTCAAAGTCGTCAAG CTGTTCAGCGAAACCACATCCCTGTACAAGCcgaccaccaccccctcccctccagagtCTCGCCCCAATGTTCCTCAGACAGCCCCCgtaacccccagccccccatggATAACCAGAGACCACCACCAGCCCCAACACCACCAGGCCCAACACCACCAGGCCCAACACCACCAGGCCCAACACCACCAGCCCCAACACCACCAGCCCCAACACCACCAGCCCCAACACCACCAGGCCCAACACCACCAGCCCCAACACCACCAGGCCCAACACCACCAGGCCCAACACCACCAGCCCCAACACCACCAGCCCCAACACCACCAGCCCCAACACCACCAGGCCCAACACCACCAGGCCCAACACCACCAGCCCCAACACCACCAGCCCCAACACCACCAGGCCCAACACCACCAGGCCCAACACCACCAGCCCCAACACCACCAGCCCCAACACCACCAGCCCCAACACCACCAGGCCCAACACCACCAGCCCCAACACCACCAGCCCCAACATCACCCACAAACCGACCCTGGAGCCCTGGACTGCTTCCTCCCCAGCTCCCCCTGTGCTGGGAGCGTAGCAGGAGGGTTCCACCTGTACGACCCTGTCTCAACCACGGACGACCATGCAGCTCTCCAGGTGGACTTGAGCCACCCCTTCGGCTCTGAGAGTTCCAGCGTCCGGCAGAGTTGGCGGAACGACaacccctggggggggggggaggaggaagaggaggaggagagcgacaggGAGAGGACTCCGGAAGGAGGAAGACAAGGAGAACACAACTGGAGGGGCGGAGAACCTTGGTCTAGACACCGCGAGGTCTACGGATCCCAAAGAGAACCAGCCGACCCAGGCGCCGCGAGCAACCCCTTTCAGCACGCCTCCTCCGGCTTCAGGCTTCAGGAGCCAGCCTGCCCCACCAGTCCCAGCTTCTTCTTCCCCCACGGCCACAGCGAGCACCAGCACCCAGGGAGCAGCCACTACCTgcccctgacctcccccaggAGGGCCAGGCGGTGGGCAGGCAGCCGGGGGAGTCCCTACTACGCTGGTGGTCAGCGGCGAGGCGGCCTGGTGGGATCCCCCGGATATGGGAATCATTTCAGGACGggccaggagaggaagagggtgacgGCCGGAGGAGGAATGTTCAGTTCAG CGTTGACACCCGTGAAGCGAGGCAAGCTCAGCTATGAGAAGGTTCCGGGACGAAGCGATGGCCAAACCAGACTGAGGTTTTTCTAG